The following proteins are encoded in a genomic region of Candidatus Dechloromonas phosphoritropha:
- a CDS encoding SUMF1/EgtB/PvdO family nonheme iron enzyme, which translates to MPVVSAVARLRRHARRSQGQSGVYVSDIFICYSRSDRVLADQLVQRLRSAGWSVFLDVQTRVGERWHKTIEREMQAARTFVALWSKRSVDSDYVLEEADYGKRKGILLPAFIERVDFPYGFSRIQTADLVGWAGEADHPGLAQLVDGLRQQLGEQLATPSPGSSAPPSPPRSVPVPVFAPGQTFRDPLRTGGEGPLLVVIPAGRFLMGSPPDEPERSEDGDPQHEVRIAQPFAMGVHALTFADYDRYAEASGEKKPDDKGWGRGRRPVINVSWEDARDYCQWLGEQTGNVYRLPSEAEWEYACRAGTTTPFHFGSRMTSDQANFDGNYTYNGSAQGEYREKTLPVGSFPPNAFGLYDMHGNVWEWCQDPWHGDYQGAPTDGSVWETGGSSSRVLRGGAWSYFPRFCRAASRFVGSPVGRSYDFGFRVCRGAPSEPLPAAAPNTVSPKR; encoded by the coding sequence ATGCCTGTGGTATCGGCGGTGGCCCGGCTGCGACGCCACGCACGCCGCAGCCAGGGGCAATCAGGAGTCTACGTGAGCGACATCTTCATCTGCTACTCCAGAAGTGATCGCGTGCTTGCCGACCAGCTCGTGCAACGATTGCGCTCGGCTGGCTGGTCCGTTTTCCTCGACGTCCAGACACGTGTCGGCGAGCGCTGGCACAAGACGATCGAGCGGGAGATGCAGGCGGCGCGTACCTTCGTCGCGCTGTGGTCGAAGCGCTCAGTCGATAGCGACTACGTGCTCGAGGAAGCCGATTACGGCAAGCGCAAGGGCATCCTGTTGCCGGCCTTCATCGAGCGCGTCGACTTCCCCTACGGATTCAGCCGGATTCAGACCGCCGATCTCGTCGGCTGGGCCGGCGAGGCGGACCATCCCGGCCTGGCGCAGCTTGTCGACGGGCTGCGGCAACAGCTTGGGGAGCAGTTGGCGACCCCGTCACCGGGTTCATCTGCGCCGCCGTCGCCACCGCGTTCTGTTCCAGTGCCAGTGTTCGCGCCGGGCCAGACCTTCCGCGACCCGCTGCGGACAGGCGGCGAAGGCCCGCTGCTGGTGGTGATTCCCGCGGGGCGTTTCCTGATGGGCTCGCCCCCGGACGAACCGGAGCGTTCGGAGGACGGGGACCCGCAACACGAGGTCAGGATCGCACAGCCCTTCGCGATGGGGGTCCATGCGCTGACCTTTGCTGACTACGATCGTTATGCCGAGGCCAGCGGCGAGAAGAAGCCGGATGACAAAGGCTGGGGCCGTGGCCGCCGGCCGGTGATCAACGTCTCGTGGGAGGACGCGCGGGATTATTGCCAGTGGCTCGGCGAACAGACCGGCAACGTTTACCGTTTGCCGAGCGAAGCGGAATGGGAATATGCCTGCCGCGCGGGGACGACGACGCCGTTCCACTTCGGCAGCCGGATGACCAGCGATCAGGCCAACTTTGATGGAAATTACACCTACAACGGCTCGGCGCAAGGCGAGTATCGAGAGAAGACACTGCCGGTGGGCTCGTTTCCGCCCAACGCTTTCGGTCTTTACGACATGCACGGCAACGTCTGGGAGTGGTGCCAGGATCCATGGCATGGGGACTACCAGGGAGCGCCGACCGACGGTTCAGTCTGGGAAACAGGCGGCTCATCGTCCCGCGTGCTGCGCGGCGGGGCGTGGAGCTACTTCCCGAGGTTCTGTCGCGCGGCCTCCCGCTTCGTCGGCAGTCCGGTCGGCCGCAGCTACGACTTCGGCTTCCGGGTGTGTCGTGGTGCCCCCAGCGAACCGCTGCCCGCGGCGGCGCCGAACACTGTATCGCCGAAGCGCTGA
- a CDS encoding SUMF1/EgtB/PvdO family nonheme iron enzyme, which translates to MSRVLRGGAWNNNPRNCRAANRNDNNPDNRNNNIGFRVCRGAHIVINPGERRRPFWRCRKCRPTTVCRTRPGSDRWRR; encoded by the coding sequence GTGTCCCGCGTGCTGCGCGGCGGGGCGTGGAACAACAACCCGAGGAACTGTCGCGCGGCCAACCGCAACGACAACAATCCGGACAACCGCAACAACAACATCGGCTTCCGGGTGTGTCGTGGTGCCCACATCGTGATCAACCCCGGAGAGCGTCGGAGACCATTCTGGCGCTGCCGGAAATGCCGGCCGACCACGGTTTGCCGGACGAGGCCGGGGAGCGATCGATGGCGCAGGTGA
- a CDS encoding four helix bundle protein → MAEELVLLTRLFDLLTWLLPKAERFPRVYRQTVTLRLMAAALDCQEAVFVAQSARGARRQTALQDADAALNRLRLYLRLAHRWCWLNDSQYAHVSTLVAEIGRLLGGWIRQSTP, encoded by the coding sequence ATGGCGGAAGAACTCGTATTGCTGACGCGGCTGTTCGATCTGTTGACCTGGTTGCTGCCCAAGGCGGAACGCTTTCCGCGCGTGTACCGCCAGACCGTGACCTTGCGCCTGATGGCTGCCGCGCTCGACTGCCAGGAAGCCGTCTTCGTCGCCCAGAGTGCGCGTGGCGCCCGCCGGCAGACGGCGCTGCAGGACGCCGATGCGGCGCTCAATCGCCTGCGTCTCTACCTGCGCCTGGCGCATCGCTGGTGCTGGCTCAACGACAGTCAGTACGCGCACGTCAGCACCCTGGTCGCGGAAATCGGCCGACTGCTCGGCGGCTGGATCAGGCAAAGCACTCCCTGA
- a CDS encoding group II intron reverse transcriptase domain-containing protein codes for MLQAFQRAASGKRRRPAVAGFEFQMADRLLCLRDELLGGEYAPGPYTHFFIHEPKRRKISAATFRDRVVHHALCAIIEPRFERVFIPDSYANRIGKGSHRAIDRLQQFARRQRYVLRADLRQHFASIDHAHLLASLRTQIPESDIMRLIERILDSGREVLRDQYDMVWFPGYDLLAACRPRGLPIGNLTSQFWSNCYLHPFDLFVKRELGCRDYLRYVDDFALFADSKATLWTWKEAIEARLGSRLRQTIHESSAQVTPTASGIPWLGFVVFPDYRQVKARKVRHATRRLAERYAAHQAGALPFVAFDAGVRG; via the coding sequence TTGCTGCAGGCGTTTCAGCGCGCGGCCAGCGGCAAGCGCCGGCGACCGGCCGTCGCCGGGTTCGAGTTCCAGATGGCCGATCGTCTGCTCTGCCTGCGCGACGAACTGCTTGGCGGCGAGTATGCGCCCGGCCCCTACACGCATTTTTTCATCCATGAGCCGAAGCGGCGCAAGATCAGCGCCGCGACGTTTCGCGACCGGGTCGTGCACCACGCGCTGTGCGCGATCATCGAGCCGCGCTTCGAACGCGTCTTCATTCCCGACAGCTACGCCAACCGGATCGGCAAGGGCAGTCACCGCGCCATCGACCGCCTGCAGCAGTTTGCCCGCCGCCAGCGTTACGTGCTGCGCGCCGACCTGCGCCAGCATTTCGCGTCGATCGACCATGCGCATCTGCTCGCCAGCCTGCGCACACAGATCCCCGAATCGGACATCATGCGTCTGATCGAGCGCATTCTCGACAGCGGTCGCGAGGTGTTGCGCGACCAGTACGACATGGTCTGGTTCCCCGGCTACGATCTGCTCGCCGCCTGCCGGCCGCGCGGCCTGCCGATCGGCAATCTGACCTCGCAGTTCTGGTCGAACTGCTACCTCCACCCGTTCGATCTGTTCGTCAAGCGCGAACTCGGCTGCCGCGACTACCTGCGCTATGTCGACGATTTCGCTCTGTTCGCCGACAGCAAGGCGACACTGTGGACGTGGAAGGAGGCGATCGAGGCGCGGCTGGGGTCGCGGCTGCGGCAGACGATCCACGAAAGCAGCGCGCAGGTGACGCCGACGGCGAGCGGCATCCCCTGGCTGGGGTTCGTCGTCTTTCCCGATTATCGCCAGGTGAAGGCGCGCAAGGTGCGCCATGCGACGCGCCGCCTGGCTGAGCGCTACGCCGCCCACCAGGCGGGCGCGCTGCCCTTTGTCGCCTTCGATGCCGGCGTCCGCGGCTGA
- a CDS encoding SUMF1/EgtB/PvdO family nonheme iron enzyme, whose product MIDHPPHVFISYSQESDAHSAWVLALARGLCNDGVEAVIDQFQTWLEKGWRPWMNEQIEQADWVLVVCTEEYNKRFDGNAPADSGRGVRWESQHITQALYDQKFSNKRFVPVLPPAGDPRHIPLPLRDYKNFRLDDDYEALFRLLTDQPATPAPVLGALRRLPPLAAPQPATPSSPAAAPPPRPEIANPYPGLAAFKPEGCDFFFGRQADSESVVERLEQTRFVSVVGGSGTGKSSLVAAGVEPALKKKHPLLTYLRFKPQADPFAQLAATLDATLPEERLPLGKPRAERLRQLLAADPAKALADSLGKLPAPILLFADQFEELFTQTPPAIAARFQALIEPLRRNEAVYLVLTLRREFMPRLLDWLGGELFTRSLFALDPIKGEDRLREIIVRPAEQSGVAVQPDLLAELLPAAQEMGGALPLLALALAQLFERRDPEKGLTLAGYRHMGGLRKVVETAARDIDEAIASDPALARAGERLFAELATVIDELPTRRTAEVVPLRSDPEVSTLVDALRAQGFLVDPDERHIELAHETLLSHWPRLHAWCQQYGDKLALRRQAEQAAGEWQKARQQEASSGQLAAVRRSDLLGWTWERQKPALEALLALAPHRSVPPDPDFADAGIDAWRSLEGGLREPLKSFLAPEPLRLLAELESDTTPQHRREEIGLRLNQMGDPRRGVGLDTAGLPDIVWVDIPGGKVILESDQHETFAVHPFSIAKYSVTWQQYAVFRDAADGYRNPRWWHDLKWEDQPGVARWGFANYPAINVSWYDAIAFCRWLSEKLGLTGPEVVRLPTEWEWQWVAQAGTEEREYPWSGEWLASRANSYESGIGRTTAVGVYPLAAPDPWPIMDLVGNVWERCLNDFQAPGNTRIEKMFIRYCVVGLGVAHQIYVVRNAAAAAVSPATEVTTSASGCVVVPPLKRCPRRRWTLLRCRAEHWAPRSGA is encoded by the coding sequence ATGATCGACCACCCACCGCACGTTTTCATCAGCTACTCCCAGGAATCCGACGCCCATTCCGCCTGGGTTCTGGCACTCGCCAGGGGGCTGTGCAACGATGGTGTCGAAGCCGTCATCGACCAATTCCAGACCTGGCTCGAAAAAGGCTGGCGTCCCTGGATGAACGAGCAGATCGAACAGGCCGACTGGGTATTGGTCGTGTGCACCGAGGAATACAACAAGCGCTTCGACGGCAACGCGCCGGCCGACAGCGGTCGTGGCGTGCGCTGGGAATCGCAGCACATCACGCAGGCGCTCTACGACCAGAAATTCAGCAACAAGCGCTTCGTCCCGGTGCTGCCGCCGGCCGGTGACCCGCGCCACATCCCGTTGCCGCTACGCGACTACAAAAACTTCCGCCTCGACGACGACTACGAAGCGCTCTTTCGACTGCTGACCGACCAGCCCGCGACACCGGCGCCGGTGCTCGGAGCGCTGCGGCGCCTACCGCCGCTGGCGGCGCCCCAACCGGCGACGCCGTCCTCACCGGCAGCCGCTCCACCGCCCCGGCCGGAGATCGCCAACCCCTACCCCGGGCTCGCCGCCTTCAAGCCCGAGGGATGTGACTTCTTTTTCGGCCGCCAGGCGGACAGCGAGTCCGTCGTCGAGCGTCTCGAACAGACACGCTTCGTCAGCGTCGTCGGCGGTTCGGGAACCGGCAAGTCGTCGCTGGTCGCCGCCGGCGTCGAGCCGGCGCTGAAGAAAAAGCACCCGCTTCTCACCTACCTGCGCTTTAAGCCGCAGGCCGATCCCTTCGCCCAGCTCGCCGCAACGCTCGACGCCACCCTGCCCGAAGAGCGCCTGCCGCTCGGCAAGCCGCGCGCTGAGCGCCTCCGGCAACTGCTCGCCGCCGACCCGGCCAAGGCGCTGGCCGATAGCCTCGGCAAGCTGCCGGCGCCGATCCTGCTCTTCGCCGACCAGTTCGAGGAGTTGTTTACCCAGACGCCGCCGGCCATAGCCGCCCGCTTCCAGGCATTGATCGAGCCGCTGCGGCGCAACGAGGCGGTCTACCTCGTGCTGACGCTGCGCCGCGAGTTCATGCCCCGGCTGCTGGACTGGCTGGGCGGCGAGTTGTTCACCCGTTCCCTGTTCGCCCTCGACCCCATCAAGGGAGAAGACCGCCTGCGCGAAATCATCGTCCGCCCGGCCGAGCAAAGCGGTGTCGCGGTACAGCCCGACCTGCTTGCCGAGCTGCTGCCGGCGGCGCAGGAAATGGGTGGCGCGCTGCCACTGCTCGCGCTGGCGCTGGCGCAGTTGTTCGAGCGGCGCGACCCTGAGAAAGGCCTGACCCTCGCCGGCTACCGGCACATGGGCGGACTGCGGAAGGTGGTCGAGACCGCCGCCAGGGATATCGACGAGGCGATCGCCAGCGATCCGGCGCTGGCCCGTGCCGGCGAGCGCCTGTTCGCCGAGCTGGCGACGGTGATCGACGAGTTGCCGACCCGGCGCACCGCCGAAGTCGTGCCCTTGCGCAGCGACCCCGAGGTCAGCACGCTGGTCGACGCGCTGCGCGCGCAGGGATTTCTCGTCGACCCCGACGAACGCCACATCGAGCTAGCGCACGAGACGCTGCTGAGCCACTGGCCGCGCCTGCACGCCTGGTGCCAGCAGTATGGCGACAAGCTGGCGCTGCGTCGCCAGGCCGAGCAGGCGGCCGGCGAATGGCAGAAGGCTCGACAGCAAGAGGCGTCATCCGGCCAGCTCGCAGCAGTTCGCCGCAGCGACCTTCTGGGCTGGACCTGGGAACGCCAGAAGCCCGCCTTGGAAGCACTTCTCGCGCTCGCTCCCCACCGGTCAGTGCCACCCGACCCCGATTTCGCCGACGCCGGCATCGACGCCTGGCGCAGCCTCGAAGGCGGGCTACGCGAACCACTGAAGAGCTTCCTCGCGCCCGAACCGCTGCGCCTGCTCGCCGAACTGGAGTCCGACACCACCCCGCAGCATCGCCGCGAGGAAATCGGCCTGCGCCTCAACCAGATGGGCGATCCGCGCCGCGGGGTCGGCCTTGATACGGCAGGGCTGCCCGACATTGTCTGGGTCGACATTCCAGGGGGCAAAGTCATACTGGAAAGCGACCAGCACGAGACCTTTGCGGTCCACCCTTTCAGCATCGCCAAATACTCGGTCACTTGGCAGCAGTATGCCGTTTTCCGGGACGCCGCCGATGGCTACCGCAATCCCCGCTGGTGGCATGACCTCAAGTGGGAAGACCAACCCGGCGTGGCCCGCTGGGGGTTCGCCAATTATCCGGCGATCAACGTCTCGTGGTACGACGCGATCGCTTTCTGCCGCTGGCTGAGCGAAAAGCTCGGGCTGACCGGACCTGAGGTCGTCCGCTTGCCGACCGAATGGGAATGGCAGTGGGTCGCCCAGGCCGGCACCGAGGAACGGGAATATCCGTGGTCCGGCGAATGGCTTGCAAGTCGCGCCAACAGCTACGAAAGCGGTATCGGCCGGACGACGGCCGTCGGCGTGTATCCGCTCGCGGCGCCCGATCCATGGCCGATCATGGACCTCGTCGGGAATGTTTGGGAACGGTGCCTGAACGATTTCCAAGCGCCGGGCAATACCCGGATAGAAAAAATGTTCATCCGGTATTGCGTGGTGGGTCTTGGGGTAGCCCACCAGATCTATGTCGTCCGGAACGCCGCGGCGGCGGCGGTGAGCCCAGCTACAGAGGTAACGACGTCGGCTTCCGGGTGTGTCGTGGTGCCTCCATTGAAGCGCTGCCCGCGGCGCCGCTGGACACTGTTGCGCTGTCGCGCTGAGCACTGGGCGCCGCGCAGCGGCGCCTGA
- a CDS encoding phosphatase PAP2 family protein, which yields MLLFFAGYFGVMRHPLAPPTVMPLTIIDEWIPFTPAAFGAYASLWVYVSLAPAFLPDRRQLLGYGLWIGALCLFCLVVFWLWPTTIPQDSVDWAAHPGLAMIKGIDLSGNACPSLHVATAVFSAVWLQHILNSINAPRWLAVANWLHCAAIVWSTMAIRQHVAVDVLAGIAVGLAFAALSLRHLAHR from the coding sequence ATGCTCCTGTTCTTCGCCGGCTACTTCGGCGTGATGCGTCACCCGCTGGCGCCGCCGACGGTGATGCCACTGACGATCATCGACGAGTGGATTCCCTTCACGCCGGCCGCCTTTGGAGCCTACGCCTCGCTCTGGGTCTACGTGTCCCTGGCGCCGGCATTTCTGCCTGATCGCCGCCAGTTGCTCGGCTACGGACTGTGGATCGGCGCCTTGTGCCTGTTCTGCCTGGTCGTGTTCTGGCTGTGGCCGACGACGATTCCGCAGGATAGCGTGGATTGGGCCGCCCATCCCGGCCTCGCCATGATCAAGGGCATCGATCTTTCGGGCAATGCCTGCCCCTCGCTGCATGTGGCGACTGCCGTGTTCTCGGCCGTCTGGCTGCAGCACATCCTGAACAGCATCAACGCCCCGCGCTGGCTGGCCGTCGCCAACTGGTTGCATTGCGCGGCAATCGTCTGGTCGACCATGGCGATACGCCAGCATGTCGCGGTCGACGTGCTGGCTGGCATCGCGGTCGGCCTGGCCTTCGCGGCGCTGTCGCTGCGTCATCTGGCCCACCGCTAA
- a CDS encoding acyl carrier protein — protein sequence MDSLTIIREFLDSRLEIAPERVLPEAKLDDLDVDSLMLAEIVFEFEDRFNLTLRRGIKSPRTVGELVALMDRLRGEQG from the coding sequence ATGGATTCCCTGACCATTATTCGCGAGTTTCTCGACAGCCGCCTGGAAATTGCTCCGGAGAGGGTCCTTCCCGAAGCGAAACTTGACGATCTCGATGTCGACTCGCTGATGCTGGCCGAGATCGTGTTCGAATTCGAGGATCGCTTCAATCTGACTCTGCGCAGGGGTATCAAGAGTCCGCGCACGGTCGGCGAGTTGGTTGCGCTCATGGACCGGCTACGCGGCGAGCAGGGCTGA
- a CDS encoding beta-ketoacyl-[acyl-carrier-protein] synthase family protein: MTRRRVAVTGLGLVSPYGGDTVDFFTRLLAGESAIGFLRTDDVPRPLAMPFVSCTGFSADATLGRALAGTLDRFAQLGVAAAFAAWDDAGFPRKDAAPDRESWGVAWGTALGGTLAYEKGYRDLWQRGRERLSPLSLIHGLNNAANAHISIQLGLGGVSMTHTVACASSAIAIGEAFRRVRSGEAPVMVSGGSDAPQAYAVARAWEAFHVLASGDEFTAPQSCRPFSVDRGGLVLGEGGAALVLEDWDHAVARGARIHGEMLGYGTTCDHSHLVRPVAAGQVRALHAALADAGLAPGDIDYVNAHGTATAEGDPVEVAALRTVFGERAARLPVSATKSMHGHQLGAAGAVEAIVTVLALREQALPPTAHLADLDPACAGVGHVLTARRGQNLRAALSNTFAFGGSNAVLAFRAVA, from the coding sequence ATGACCCGGCGGCGAGTTGCGGTGACCGGCCTGGGCTTGGTCAGCCCCTATGGCGGCGATACTGTTGACTTCTTTACCCGTCTGCTGGCCGGGGAATCGGCGATCGGTTTCCTGCGTACCGACGACGTTCCCCGCCCGCTGGCCATGCCTTTCGTCAGTTGTACCGGCTTCTCCGCCGATGCTACGCTCGGTCGCGCGCTGGCGGGAACACTCGACCGCTTCGCCCAGCTTGGCGTCGCCGCAGCCTTCGCCGCGTGGGACGATGCCGGCTTCCCGCGCAAGGACGCGGCTCCGGATCGGGAAAGCTGGGGGGTGGCGTGGGGCACTGCGCTCGGCGGCACGCTCGCTTACGAGAAGGGTTACCGGGATCTCTGGCAACGAGGCCGCGAGCGCCTGTCACCGCTCTCGCTGATCCATGGCCTGAACAACGCGGCGAATGCTCATATTTCGATCCAGCTTGGGCTGGGAGGCGTCAGCATGACCCATACCGTCGCCTGCGCCTCTTCCGCCATCGCCATCGGCGAGGCCTTTCGCCGCGTGCGAAGCGGCGAGGCGCCGGTCATGGTGAGCGGCGGCTCGGATGCGCCGCAGGCCTACGCCGTGGCCCGGGCCTGGGAGGCCTTTCACGTCCTCGCCAGCGGCGACGAATTTACCGCGCCGCAGTCCTGCCGCCCGTTCAGCGTTGACCGCGGCGGTCTTGTCCTCGGCGAGGGCGGGGCAGCGCTGGTGCTCGAGGACTGGGACCATGCCGTCGCTCGCGGCGCCCGCATCCACGGCGAGATGCTCGGTTACGGCACGACCTGCGACCATAGCCACCTGGTGCGCCCGGTGGCGGCCGGGCAGGTCCGGGCGCTGCACGCCGCGCTGGCCGATGCCGGCCTGGCCCCTGGTGACATCGACTACGTTAACGCCCACGGCACGGCGACTGCTGAAGGCGATCCGGTGGAGGTGGCGGCGCTACGCACGGTATTCGGCGAACGCGCGGCGCGGCTGCCGGTCAGCGCGACCAAGTCGATGCACGGTCACCAGCTCGGCGCCGCCGGAGCTGTCGAGGCGATCGTCACCGTGCTCGCCCTGCGCGAGCAGGCGTTGCCGCCGACGGCCCATCTCGCTGACCTCGACCCCGCCTGTGCCGGTGTCGGCCACGTCCTCACCGCCCGCCGTGGCCAGAACCTGCGGGCGGCCCTGTCCAACACATTCGCCTTTGGCGGCAGCAACGCGGTGCTCGCTTTCCGCGCTGTTGCCTGA
- a CDS encoding acyl carrier protein — MTQEISPETVENLLPEVAEMIVEALNLEMTSAEIEPDAPLFGEGLGLDSIDVLEIALVISKRYGFQLRSDNEDNVRIFSSLRTLASHIAAQRSK, encoded by the coding sequence ATGACCCAAGAAATTTCCCCGGAAACCGTCGAAAACCTGCTCCCGGAGGTCGCCGAGATGATCGTCGAGGCCCTCAATCTGGAAATGACGTCGGCCGAGATCGAGCCCGACGCGCCGCTGTTCGGCGAGGGACTCGGTCTCGACTCGATCGACGTCCTGGAAATCGCGCTGGTCATTTCCAAGCGCTACGGCTTCCAGTTGCGCTCGGACAACGAGGACAACGTCCGCATCTTTTCCTCGCTGCGCACCCTGGCTTCACACATCGCCGCCCAGCGCAGCAAATGA
- a CDS encoding acyl-CoA synthetase, whose amino-acid sequence MNAVPLLGHASLDDVLAWRPSGPVRVREFLADAASLAAQLPAGRNFLNLCHDRYRFTVGLAAGLISGRTSLQPAAQSADTLRQVRAACPDVFCLCDGDFDSGDLPRFDFPELIAVDPEKVVKIPEIPAARIAARLFTSGSTGLPLPHDKTWGGLARNGRAGARRLGMVARPHAIVATVPAQHSYGFESTVLLALHGNCPFWTGKPFYPQDIITALDAVPRPRMLVTTPFHLAALLAAGLDLPAVDLLLSATAPLSAQLAAEAERRFAAPLHEIYGCTEAGQIASRRTTADQAWRLLADVRLEQDGERTTAFGGHVEGRVVLSDSIEILGDGRFLLHGRHADLVNIAGKRSSLAYLNHQIAALPGVADAVFFLPDDETTDGIGRLCALVVAPGVARRQLLAALRERIDPAFLPRPLILVDALPRDATGKLPRERLLGLYASHKSDAVR is encoded by the coding sequence ATGAACGCGGTGCCGCTGCTCGGGCACGCCAGCCTCGACGATGTTCTTGCCTGGCGGCCGTCGGGTCCGGTCCGCGTGCGCGAATTCCTCGCCGACGCGGCGTCGCTGGCGGCACAACTGCCGGCCGGTCGCAACTTCCTCAACCTCTGCCACGACCGCTACCGCTTCACCGTGGGGCTGGCGGCCGGGCTGATCAGCGGGCGGACCAGTCTGCAACCTGCCGCGCAATCAGCGGATACGCTGCGTCAGGTGCGGGCCGCTTGCCCCGACGTCTTCTGCCTGTGCGATGGTGATTTCGACAGCGGCGATCTGCCGCGCTTCGACTTTCCGGAGCTTATTGCGGTCGACCCGGAAAAAGTGGTCAAAATCCCCGAGATTCCCGCCGCCCGCATCGCCGCCCGCCTGTTCACCTCGGGCTCGACGGGCCTGCCGCTGCCGCACGACAAGACCTGGGGCGGCCTGGCGAGGAACGGACGGGCTGGCGCCAGGCGGCTGGGAATGGTCGCCCGCCCGCACGCGATCGTCGCCACCGTACCGGCCCAGCACAGCTACGGCTTTGAATCGACAGTGCTGCTCGCGCTGCACGGAAACTGCCCCTTCTGGACGGGCAAGCCGTTCTACCCGCAGGACATCATCACTGCCCTCGACGCGGTCCCGCGGCCGCGGATGCTGGTGACCACGCCCTTTCATCTCGCTGCCCTGCTGGCGGCGGGCCTCGACCTGCCGGCCGTCGACCTGTTGCTCTCGGCCACCGCACCGCTCTCCGCGCAGTTGGCCGCCGAGGCCGAGAGGCGCTTCGCCGCGCCGCTGCACGAGATCTACGGCTGCACCGAAGCCGGCCAGATCGCCAGCCGGCGCACGACCGCCGATCAGGCCTGGCGCTTGCTGGCCGATGTCCGGCTGGAGCAGGATGGTGAGCGGACGACGGCTTTTGGCGGCCATGTCGAGGGCCGCGTGGTGTTGTCCGACAGCATCGAGATCCTTGGCGACGGGCGTTTCCTGTTGCATGGCCGCCATGCCGACCTCGTCAACATCGCCGGCAAGCGCTCTTCGCTCGCTTACCTGAACCACCAGATCGCCGCGCTGCCGGGCGTGGCCGATGCCGTCTTCTTCCTGCCCGACGACGAAACGACCGATGGCATCGGCCGCCTGTGCGCCCTCGTCGTCGCGCCCGGGGTCGCGCGCCGGCAACTGCTGGCGGCGCTGCGCGAACGTATCGATCCGGCTTTCTTGCCGCGGCCGCTGATCCTGGTCGACGCCTTGCCGCGCGACGCGACCGGCAAATTGCCGCGCGAGCGGCTGCTCGGGCTGTATGCCAGCCACAAGTCCGATGCAGTCCGCTGA